The sequence CCTGCCTACCATGCAAAAATGAAACAATTATTTGGATTAAGAGAAAGGGATGAGGTGTTGGGCTTTATTTACATCGGTTATCCAGACATGCCTCAACGGGAGGGAAAGAGAATTTCTTTTACAGAAAAGACCAAGTGGATTGAAGTAGATACAACAGAATATTAAAGGACAACCATCACCCATAGTAACCTCTCTAGAGAGTTACTATGGTTTTTTTAATTGGCTACCGGCTTTCTCATAGTTAATTATTTTAAGGTAAAAAGGTTTAAAGAAGAGCTAGTAAAGAAGTTTATAAGTCTTTTGCAATCTTAATATTTTTATTTAATAGTACAGTTAAAGTTCAGTAAGGATCCAGTTGATTCCCATAAAAGCTAGTGCAAATACAGGGCTGATCGGGTCTAACATTATTAAGGGGCTAAGAGAAAGCAGCCCTGGATCCATCAATGATTATTATTCCGTAAGATGACTAGGGATAATTTTTAGAATAACCTAAAGTTATTAATGGTATTGAAAATAATAATGGTTTGAAATACCTCATAAATTATGGGTATAACATTATGAATATTCTATTTAAAAGAATCCTTTAATACTAGAATGCGTTTATTAACTCCAATAAATGGATATAAATGAGGTAATGAATATTTAAAGGGGGGAATAGCATGGAAGTGACTTTTAAGGAAATAGATACCATTTTTAATCGAACAAAAAATGCATTAATGGAATTTATGGAGATTATAACACCGGTCATTGAAAATGCGAAGGATGACCACGAGCGCCTTTATTGGCATCATATTTATGAAGAAGAAGAACATCGTTCCGATCGTTTGGATATTTTGCTACCAAAGATTCAAGCATTCCTAAAAGATGAACATAGTATAGCTAGTAACCAGCTTGAATTTATACACCTTTTACAAGACATAAGTTTAGAGAAGTTTGGCCTACATAATTTTTTAGAACACTTAGATTTATCTCTTTTTCAATTTAAAGGAACCGAACTTGAAGGAAAAATCCAAACATTAAGGGACTTTACTTATGATGATTATCAACAAATGAAAACTATCTTGGAAAAATTGAATCAAGAATTTCAAGGTGGTATTCAATTGGATACATCTATTCCAACCGATGAAAAAGAAGGAAAGAGTTCGAATGTAAAAATTGAGGCTTATTCACATGATCATTCACATGAGCGTAATCAATCAAAACAAACTTTGAGAAAAACGTTAACCGTTGGCAGTCTAAAACAAAGATAAAATAAAGGGAGAAGTGATAATTATGGATAAATCGGCTCAATTTCCTGAGTCTTCCTTAACAAGAGAGGAATGGCAGGAACTCGATCTAACTGTGTTTGAGAGTGTAAAAAAGCAGCTCATTGGTAGAAGATTTATAGACATATATGGACCACTTGGCGAAGGGGTTCAATCAGTGACAAATGATATATATGAAAATCCTGAACGAGGAGCCATCAGTTTTCATGGTGAAGACTTAGGACTATCTGTACCCTCAAAGAGAGTAACCCTTACAATTCCTATGTTATATAAAGATTTCATTTTATATTGGCGGGATATTCAGCAAGCTAAAACGCTTGGCAATCCAATTGACTTCTCAGCTTCAGCCAATGCGGCTCAGCAGTGTGCCTTATTAGAGGATGATCTCATTTTTAACGGATCAAAGGAATTTGATATCCAGGGAATCATGAATGTGAAAGGTAAATTATCACATATCCGCAGTGATTGGATGGAATCTGGAAATGCTTTTAGTGATGTAGTTGAAGCTAGAAATAAACTCCTAAGAATGGGTCATACAGGACCGTATGCTCTTGTTCTGTCTCCTGAATTGTATGCACTCGTACACCGTGTTCATCAAGGAACGCACGTATTGGAGATTGAACATATTCGAGAATTGATGACAGCCGGCGTTTTTCAATCCCCAATGATAAAAAGCGGTACAGGTAGGTGTTGTGCTAGATGCAGGGAAACAAAATATAGATTTGGCTATAGCCAGTGATTTTGACACGACATTTTTGGATCAAGATAATATGAATTATTATTTCCGTGTTTACGAAACTATTGTTCCGAGAGTTAAACGTCCTACAGCTATCTGTACATTAGAAGATTTCTCTGAATAAATTGCTGCTAAATTCGGTTAAAACAGTAGAATGATATCATCCTGCTGTTTAAATTAAGCAATGGAAAAGATTTTATTTTCCGAGTAGATCAGTCCGGTATTTATTTCTTTTGTGGCTGCATGGAGGCCAATATCTTCAATGATCAATTTTGCCTCATCATGGAAGATTGAATTGAAGCTGTCTTTATTGACTTCAAATAATCTTTTTAAGTATTTTATTTTTTGTTCAGTTTTAGTTTTTTTGTATGCTTTATTGTTTAATTCAACTATTTTTTTATGTTTAGGTTCTAGTAGTAAACTAAGTTCAGAGATATTAATAATAATGTTTTGATGATCTTCTGTCATGAATCCGATTGAATAAATAGAAGATCCTAATAAATCGATATGGGTGATTACAGCATTTGGATAAACTTCTCCAGTGCAAAGGCGGAGGGTGTTTACTTCAATCGCACCGCCAATTGTTCTTTCGTTGATTAGTAATTTATGGATATCCTTAAGACCTTTGATTTGATGTTTCATGTTGTAGCCTCCTTTGTAGTTAGAAGGAAAAAATCATTGAGAACAATTATCATTATCATCATTATACAAAGCAAATAGGCGGGCGGTCAAGATAATTTTCAATAAAATATTCAAAAAATTTGTTTTTTAAAAGGGGATACAATTGATGAAAAAATTAACAATAGGCTCCTTAAAGTATAATCACATGAAGCAAACGATTACGATAGATCAACCTATTTATATGAATAAACTGCCTGTCAATCAACCAAATAGGGTATTAGAAATTAAACAAAATCAACGTTATTTTCAAGTAGAAGTGAAAAAAGGCCAATCTATATTAGATGCAGCCCTCGAACAAAATGTATTTTTAGATTATAAATGTAAAAAGGGCACCTGCGGTAAATGTAGGGTGGAATTATTGAATGGGAGCACTTATCTCCAACCAGCAAATTATCTTGAGGAGAAGAAATTAAACGACTTAATACATAGAAGATTTCGTCTAGCCTGTCAGGCTATAGCCAGGTGATGATTGGTTGTAGTAATCTAGTTTACATCGATTCTATCTTCTTTTTCTTTAAAATATTATTTATGATGAGAGAAGAATATACCAACTATTATTAAGGTATTGTTTCGTTTTGCAAGTTAAGGTGTTGAGTAAAGATGTGTATAATTAAACCGCGTGTAAAAAGCAATAATATGTTTTCTTCCGAAATCCCTTATAATAACAATAAATTATTATGTAAACTATTAAAATATGTAAGTATAGTGTTTAAAAATGATTCCAATTCATTTTGAATAACAATTGCTTCAATAAAATATGGTAAAGAAGTTAGAGCTTCATTACCATATGAACTAATAACAGGAAATTTATAAAAAATAATTAAAAGCATCGATCCACTAGTGTAAGGAATCGATGCTTCTTTTTCCATATTTTACTTAAGGTATTTATCCTCTTACTTTAGAAATATTTTTTCAATGTCATCTAACATTAAGTGGGCAGCTTTTATACCGCCTGCTGTATTCCAAATGACGTCATCTACTTTGTGTACTTCGCCTTTTTTTGCTACTTCAAGGTTTTGGAATATAGGGTCCTCTAACCATTCTTTTTCAAGCTGAGAAGCAGTACCATCCCCAGTTTCATATGTAAAGTAGAAGAGAATATCTCCATCCATTAGAGGAATTTGTTCTTTCGTAGCTCCTTTTATCGCAAACTCGTCTACATTTTGACTTTCTGGTCTAGCAAATCCAAGCTGATCTAGAATTACTCCAGAAAAAGAATCTTTTTGATAAATACGAACATCTCCTGCCATAAAGCGAACCATAGAGATCGTCATATTTAATTTATCCCCAAGTTGTTCTTTTAGATTGGCGATACGAGCATCGTATTCCTCTATTACTTCTTTTCCTTTGTCTTCTTTATTAAGTGCTTTTGCATAAAGTTCAAAGTTGTGTTTCCAATTGCCTCGTAAGTCTTCTGCAAATACAGTAGGAGCAATAGCGCTTAGCTGCTCGTAAATAGCTTCTTGACGCATTTTATTTCCAATAATTAAGTCTGGCTGCAAGGCAGCAATGGCTTCTACATTTACTTCACTTTCTAATCCAACTACCTCAACGTCTTTCATTTCATCGGCAATATGATCATACCAAGGATCTCCTGTAAAAGATTGGACAGCACCAACAGGCGTGACACCAAGAGCTAAAAGGGCTTCCGTTCCTTCATTTGTTAGAATGACGACTTTTTCAGGTGTTTTTTCGATTGTCGTTGTGCCCATGGCATGCTCAACTGTATAGCTTGTATCTTCTGTTTTAGGACTGTTCCCTTTCTCTTCGGCATTGTTCACTTTATCATTGCCTCCGCATGCAGCTAAGATAAAGATCAGCATGATGGATAGAATGGATAATATGGTTCTCATAGATTTCATTTTTGTATTCTCCCCCTAAGTATAAGTGTAAATGATTATCATTTTCAGTTACTAGATATATTAAAACGATTCCATATCTTCTGTCAATAACTAAATGAAAATAATTATCATTATCATTGACAGATTTATAGTATTTAAAATAGACTAAATTTATTAATTAAATAAATAGTATCGGAAGGGTAATAGATATGTTTTTAAAGAATAATAGACAGAGATTAATAGCTCTTTTCATAACAATTATCTTATTAATATTGTTAATGTGTGCCAGCATTGTATATGGTTACACAGATACAAATTGGAAAATAGCATGGGATGCTTTTCAAAGTAATAATGGAACAAACGAACACCTCGTTATCACAACTGTTCGATTACCTAGGGCGCTCATAGCTGCAGCTGTAGGTAGCAGTTTAGCTATTGCGGGTGTACTTATGCAAACATTAACGAAAAATCCTCTTGCATCTCCGGATATCTTTGGTGTAAATGCTGGTGCGGGTTTCGCTGTTGTCATCGGGGTGACTGTATTCTCGATGGGAAATCTGCAAGCTATCACATGGGTAGCGTTTTTAGGTGCAGCCTTTGCCGCCATTGGAGTTTATCTAATAGGCTCTGTTGGAAGAGAAGGGTTGACACCGATCAAGCTTACACTGGCGGGGGCTGCGATGGCT is a genomic window of Niallia sp. XMNu-256 containing:
- a CDS encoding IMEF encapsulin system ferritin-like cargo protein produces the protein MEVTFKEIDTIFNRTKNALMEFMEIITPVIENAKDDHERLYWHHIYEEEEHRSDRLDILLPKIQAFLKDEHSIASNQLEFIHLLQDISLEKFGLHNFLEHLDLSLFQFKGTELEGKIQTLRDFTYDDYQQMKTILEKLNQEFQGGIQLDTSIPTDEKEGKSSNVKIEAYSHDHSHERNQSKQTLRKTLTVGSLKQR
- a CDS encoding 2Fe-2S iron-sulfur cluster binding domain-containing protein — translated: MKKLTIGSLKYNHMKQTITIDQPIYMNKLPVNQPNRVLEIKQNQRYFQVEVKKGQSILDAALEQNVFLDYKCKKGTCGKCRVELLNGSTYLQPANYLEEKKLNDLIHRRFRLACQAIAR
- a CDS encoding iron-siderophore ABC transporter substrate-binding protein, with translation MKSMRTILSILSIMLIFILAACGGNDKVNNAEEKGNSPKTEDTSYTVEHAMGTTTIEKTPEKVVILTNEGTEALLALGVTPVGAVQSFTGDPWYDHIADEMKDVEVVGLESEVNVEAIAALQPDLIIGNKMRQEAIYEQLSAIAPTVFAEDLRGNWKHNFELYAKALNKEDKGKEVIEEYDARIANLKEQLGDKLNMTISMVRFMAGDVRIYQKDSFSGVILDQLGFARPESQNVDEFAIKGATKEQIPLMDGDILFYFTYETGDGTASQLEKEWLEDPIFQNLEVAKKGEVHKVDDVIWNTAGGIKAAHLMLDDIEKIFLK